Proteins encoded within one genomic window of Couchioplanes caeruleus:
- a CDS encoding selenium-binding protein SBP56-related protein, with protein MTRWTPDPTFYASPREALTAPAERLAYVAAFDRSATRPDAIAVLDTDPHSPTYAKVVGWTDLPHTGDELHHFGWNACSSALCPTAPHPHVERRYLIVPGLRSSRLYVLDTKDDPRNPVLVKEIPAEELAAKAGYSRPHTIHCGPDGIYVSALGGGSSEGPGGIAVLDHTTFEVRGAWERDRGDQYLAYDFWWHLTRDVLVSSEWGTPSMIENGIDPELLVGRKYGHRIHFWDLAKRSLVQTVDLGDQYQMPLELRPAHDPRKEYGFVGVVTSVEDLSASVWIWHRERGQSSGRSGVAAGWSDGDFNVTKVIDIPAEPADTADLPPALQPFGAVPPLITDIDLSVDDRFLYVSCWGTGELKQYDVSDPFHPRETGAIRLGGIVGRVAHPASPTERLAGGPQMVEISRDGRRVYVTNSLYGSWDDQFYPDGVGAWMAKIDVDTETGGMTLDERFFPHGDDFRGLRVHQTRLQGGDASSDSYCFP; from the coding sequence ATGACCCGGTGGACACCCGATCCGACGTTCTACGCCTCGCCACGGGAAGCGCTCACGGCCCCCGCCGAGCGCCTCGCCTACGTCGCGGCCTTCGACCGCTCCGCCACCCGACCGGACGCCATCGCCGTCCTGGACACCGATCCCCATTCGCCGACGTACGCGAAGGTCGTGGGGTGGACCGACCTTCCGCACACGGGCGACGAGCTGCACCACTTCGGCTGGAACGCGTGCAGCAGCGCGCTGTGCCCGACGGCGCCGCACCCGCATGTCGAACGCCGTTACCTGATCGTCCCCGGGCTGCGCTCCTCCCGGCTGTACGTGCTCGACACCAAGGACGATCCGCGCAACCCGGTGCTGGTCAAGGAGATCCCGGCCGAGGAACTGGCCGCCAAGGCGGGCTACTCGCGGCCGCACACCATCCACTGCGGACCGGACGGCATCTACGTCTCGGCGCTGGGCGGCGGCTCCTCCGAGGGCCCCGGCGGCATCGCGGTGCTCGACCACACGACCTTCGAGGTCCGCGGGGCGTGGGAACGCGACCGCGGCGACCAGTATCTCGCGTACGACTTCTGGTGGCACCTCACCCGCGACGTGCTGGTGTCCTCGGAGTGGGGCACGCCGTCGATGATCGAGAACGGGATCGACCCCGAGCTGCTCGTCGGCCGCAAGTACGGCCACCGCATCCACTTCTGGGATCTCGCCAAGCGCTCCCTCGTGCAGACCGTCGACCTCGGCGACCAGTACCAGATGCCGCTGGAGCTGCGCCCGGCCCACGACCCCCGCAAGGAGTACGGCTTCGTCGGCGTCGTCACCAGCGTCGAGGACCTGTCCGCCTCGGTCTGGATCTGGCACCGCGAGCGAGGGCAGTCTTCAGGCCGGTCAGGGGTGGCGGCGGGGTGGTCGGACGGGGACTTCAATGTCACCAAGGTCATCGACATCCCCGCCGAGCCGGCCGATACCGCGGACCTGCCCCCGGCACTACAACCCTTCGGCGCGGTGCCCCCGCTGATCACCGACATCGACCTCTCGGTCGACGACCGCTTCCTCTACGTCTCCTGCTGGGGCACGGGAGAACTCAAGCAGTACGACGTCTCCGACCCCTTCCACCCGAGAGAGACAGGCGCGATCCGCCTGGGCGGCATCGTCGGACGCGTGGCACACCCCGCCTCCCCCACCGAACGCCTCGCGGGCGGACCACAGATGGTGGAGATCTCGCGCGACGGCCGGCGGGTCTACGTCACCAACTCGCTGTACGGCTCCTGGGACGACCAGTTCTATCCGGACGGCGTCGGCGCCTGGATGGCCAAGATCGATGTGGACACCGAGACCGGCGGCATGACGCTCGACGAGCGCTTCTTCCCGCACGGCGACGACTTCCGAGGCCTGCGGGTGCACCAGACGCGGCTGCAGGGCGGCGACGCCTCGTCCGACTCGTACTGCTTCCCGTGA
- a CDS encoding ATP-binding protein: METPATDHGPATPGDDADIPRAALISDAADQVATLVARAVHARCGVVYFVDGDRLVLYGGYGLPLPRADYADIPIENTLAGIVVRTGADLVIDDLTTDERVPAGSPIRRHGLAGSYLGRPIRDERGAIIGVCCAFDAEARRWSDDDRAAVAAAAQVGTLLIAERLSGYEIDRQRRFLDAVLDSLHDGVTACDADGRILLVNARMQQLWDAARMPGDLDSDAVLAHLTDGDGNAVRPEEISLHRALRGERLRDHELIFSGQGRRTRHYVVDAQPIIGPDGRTLGAVQAVQDVTRRKRAERFRTCELHVITALADAPSVEAAGPRVLESIVRTLGWTHAELWLADDAAGVVRSAAQWHTPEWPDGIEVPAELPYGTGLAGRAWQAGKPLWIRDVGLPQSLISAQTAAESQLHAALAIPVRNGLETLGVLTVFADSAEDADDELVALMSGIAAHIGQFVERRTVDDLQRQLTRTKNEYLALVGHELRTPLTSIGAYTELLRDADSEMLVREGPRMLEVIDRNTTQLRHIIEELLELSALDAGHASVQFTPVDLAEVVRESVTRTRKAIEHEPLTVEESLPERLVLPGDRRRLGQVVDNLLGNAVRFSPDGGRITVRLRVAGRAAELAVSDTGVDVPTDEREKMFTGLYRTSRVRDQAIPGSGLGLTLSRAVVQRHHGSIELSEHDGPGTTVLVRLPLDAR; this comes from the coding sequence ATGGAAACGCCCGCAACCGACCACGGCCCGGCCACCCCAGGGGACGACGCCGACATCCCGCGCGCCGCGCTGATCAGCGACGCCGCCGACCAGGTGGCCACGCTCGTGGCACGGGCGGTGCACGCGCGCTGCGGCGTCGTCTATTTCGTCGACGGCGACCGGCTGGTGCTGTACGGCGGGTACGGCCTCCCGCTGCCCCGCGCCGACTACGCCGACATCCCGATCGAGAACACCCTCGCCGGCATCGTCGTGCGCACGGGTGCGGATCTGGTCATCGACGACCTCACGACCGACGAGCGGGTCCCCGCCGGCTCGCCCATCCGCCGGCACGGCCTGGCCGGTTCCTACCTGGGCCGGCCGATCCGCGACGAGCGCGGAGCGATCATCGGGGTGTGCTGCGCCTTCGACGCCGAGGCCCGCCGGTGGAGCGACGACGACCGGGCCGCGGTGGCCGCGGCCGCGCAGGTCGGCACGCTGCTCATCGCCGAGCGGCTGTCCGGGTACGAGATCGACCGGCAGCGTCGCTTCCTCGACGCCGTGCTGGACAGCCTGCACGACGGCGTGACGGCATGCGACGCCGACGGGCGGATCCTGCTGGTCAACGCCCGCATGCAACAGCTCTGGGATGCCGCGCGGATGCCGGGCGACCTCGACAGCGACGCGGTCCTCGCGCATCTCACCGACGGCGACGGGAATGCGGTCAGGCCCGAGGAGATATCGCTGCACCGGGCCCTGCGCGGCGAGCGGCTGCGGGACCACGAGCTGATCTTCTCGGGGCAGGGACGGCGGACGCGCCACTACGTCGTCGACGCGCAGCCGATCATCGGGCCGGACGGACGTACCCTCGGCGCGGTCCAGGCCGTGCAGGACGTCACCCGGCGCAAGCGGGCCGAGCGGTTCCGCACCTGCGAGCTCCACGTCATCACCGCGCTGGCCGACGCGCCGAGCGTGGAGGCGGCCGGCCCGCGGGTGCTGGAGTCGATCGTCCGGACGCTGGGCTGGACGCACGCCGAGTTGTGGCTGGCCGACGACGCCGCCGGGGTGGTCCGGTCGGCCGCACAATGGCACACGCCCGAGTGGCCCGACGGGATCGAGGTGCCGGCGGAGCTGCCGTACGGCACCGGGCTGGCCGGGCGGGCCTGGCAGGCCGGCAAGCCACTGTGGATCCGGGACGTCGGGCTCCCGCAGAGCCTCATCTCTGCGCAGACCGCGGCGGAGTCGCAGTTGCACGCGGCCCTGGCGATCCCGGTGCGCAACGGCCTGGAGACGCTCGGGGTACTCACCGTCTTCGCCGACAGCGCCGAGGACGCCGACGACGAGCTGGTCGCGCTGATGTCCGGGATCGCCGCGCACATCGGCCAGTTCGTCGAGCGGCGCACGGTCGACGACCTGCAACGGCAGTTGACCCGTACGAAGAACGAATACCTGGCGTTGGTCGGGCACGAACTGCGGACGCCGCTGACGTCGATCGGCGCGTACACCGAGCTGCTGCGCGATGCCGACTCCGAGATGCTGGTGCGGGAGGGGCCCCGGATGCTCGAGGTGATCGACCGCAACACCACCCAGTTGCGGCACATCATCGAGGAACTGCTGGAACTCTCCGCCCTGGACGCCGGCCACGCCTCGGTGCAGTTCACCCCGGTCGACCTCGCCGAGGTGGTGCGCGAGTCGGTCACCCGTACCCGCAAGGCGATCGAGCACGAACCGCTCACCGTCGAGGAGAGCCTGCCCGAGCGGCTGGTGCTGCCCGGCGATCGGCGTCGGCTGGGACAGGTCGTGGACAACCTGCTCGGCAACGCGGTCCGGTTCAGCCCGGACGGCGGGCGCATCACCGTACGCCTGAGGGTGGCCGGCCGGGCCGCCGAGCTGGCGGTCTCCGACACCGGGGTGGACGTGCCCACGGACGAGCGGGAGAAGATGTTCACCGGCCTCTACCGGACCAGCCGCGTCCGCGACCAGGCCATCCCCGGCTCGGGGCTCGGCCTGACGCTGAGCCGTGCCGTGGTGCAACGACACCACGGCAGCATCGAGCTCAGCGAGCACGATGGCCCCGGCACCACCGTCCTCGTCCGCCTTCCGCTGGACGCCCGTTGA
- a CDS encoding glyoxalase superfamily protein, protein MITPILHTGDAEAAVAWYARLGFAKQWEHRFETGFPLFVCISRGRMQIFLSEHRDDARPGTLLYLNVDDLDAVAAEFDVAVEQAPWGPEIQVTDPDGNRLRLGSTHR, encoded by the coding sequence ATGATCACACCCATTCTGCACACCGGCGACGCTGAAGCCGCCGTGGCCTGGTATGCCCGGCTGGGTTTCGCCAAGCAGTGGGAACACCGTTTCGAAACCGGATTTCCGCTCTTCGTGTGCATCTCGCGAGGCCGGATGCAGATCTTCCTGTCCGAGCATCGCGACGACGCCCGTCCCGGCACGTTGCTCTACCTCAACGTCGATGACCTCGACGCGGTAGCGGCCGAGTTCGACGTCGCCGTCGAACAAGCCCCGTGGGGGCCCGAGATCCAGGTGACCGACCCGGACGGGAACAGGCTGCGACTCGGTAGCACTCACCGCTGA
- a CDS encoding transcriptional regulator has translation MGTANATLRAVRMGLLMSQDDFARAVRAAGARAGEPNDASKRLVQRWESGDIASPRPLHARALELVTGLPLASLGFAQPVPQARVSRDAHGGHDVGSAAAVVARPGPALAAGGAANYSGVWLSRYEYFSSGRDGMFVGRHYVVILQHGDRLTVRSLPGSADSALTMDLTADGSVLTGTWVEQTEQSGYYRGARYHGAIQMLAEPTGRRVRGKWVGFGKEMDVNTGPWELTFQDASTRRTTLDSYNRPPEGE, from the coding sequence ATGGGAACCGCGAATGCAACATTGCGGGCCGTCCGGATGGGCCTGCTGATGAGTCAGGACGACTTCGCCCGTGCCGTCCGGGCGGCGGGAGCGCGGGCGGGCGAACCCAACGACGCGAGCAAGCGTCTCGTGCAGCGGTGGGAGTCAGGCGACATCGCGTCGCCGCGGCCGTTGCACGCCCGTGCCCTGGAGCTGGTGACGGGGCTGCCCCTCGCCTCTCTCGGGTTCGCGCAGCCGGTTCCGCAGGCCCGCGTCTCCCGCGACGCTCACGGCGGCCACGACGTGGGATCGGCCGCCGCCGTGGTGGCGCGGCCGGGGCCGGCGCTGGCGGCCGGCGGGGCGGCGAACTACTCCGGGGTTTGGCTGAGCCGCTACGAGTACTTCTCCAGCGGCCGGGACGGCATGTTCGTCGGGCGGCACTACGTGGTCATCCTGCAGCACGGCGACCGGTTGACGGTACGGTCGCTGCCCGGGTCGGCGGACTCGGCGCTCACCATGGACCTGACCGCGGACGGATCCGTGCTCACCGGGACGTGGGTCGAGCAGACCGAGCAGAGCGGCTACTACCGGGGCGCCCGGTATCACGGTGCGATCCAGATGCTGGCCGAGCCGACCGGGCGGCGGGTCCGCGGCAAGTGGGTGGGGTTCGGCAAGGAGATGGATGTGAACACCGGGCCGTGGGAGCTGACGTTCCAGGACGCGTCCACGCGCCGGACCACGTTGGACTCCTACAACCGGCCACCCGAAGGCGAATGA
- a CDS encoding PD40 domain-containing protein, translated as MATLVAYVRGGDVYVSKGSAETRLTTGGGWSRPQWAPNGKSIALLKGGQLWTMKADGSAKRRVTTRAAAGASWSPDGRFLAFASLSCSGGPGVYKISATAVNAVPEVVFPSYCRGEELPAEPAPRTAPTGSLSERLRADDAVAWSPDGTKVAFRGGDCESIYDACLTVGTIATGGEKTVAAYGGGSRQNSGFAVLPTWRRDGAKLAWTAYQKGETPADDQPVHVVEYDIATGATRTVGASQDRELAYVDSARAVATGTHRNGSWVMVVNLTTGARTPFHQGSQPSVQPKR; from the coding sequence ATGGCGACGCTGGTCGCCTATGTGCGGGGCGGGGACGTGTACGTCAGCAAGGGTTCCGCCGAGACCCGGCTGACCACCGGCGGTGGCTGGTCGCGGCCGCAGTGGGCGCCGAACGGGAAGTCGATTGCGCTGCTCAAGGGCGGTCAGTTGTGGACCATGAAGGCCGACGGCAGCGCGAAGCGGCGGGTCACGACGCGGGCCGCGGCCGGGGCCTCGTGGTCGCCGGACGGCCGGTTCCTCGCCTTCGCGTCGCTGTCGTGCTCGGGTGGGCCGGGGGTTTACAAGATCTCTGCCACCGCGGTGAACGCCGTGCCAGAGGTCGTGTTTCCTTCGTACTGCCGGGGCGAGGAGCTGCCGGCCGAGCCCGCGCCGCGGACCGCGCCCACCGGGTCGCTCAGTGAGCGGCTGCGTGCCGACGATGCCGTCGCCTGGTCGCCGGACGGGACCAAGGTGGCCTTCCGGGGCGGGGACTGCGAGTCGATCTACGACGCGTGCCTGACCGTGGGCACCATCGCCACCGGCGGGGAGAAGACCGTGGCCGCGTACGGCGGGGGCAGCCGGCAGAACTCCGGCTTCGCCGTCCTGCCGACCTGGCGCCGCGACGGGGCGAAGCTGGCGTGGACCGCGTACCAGAAAGGTGAGACCCCGGCCGACGACCAGCCCGTGCACGTCGTGGAGTACGACATCGCGACCGGGGCGACGCGGACCGTCGGCGCCAGCCAGGATCGGGAGCTCGCGTACGTCGACTCGGCCCGTGCGGTCGCGACCGGCACCCACAGGAACGGGTCCTGGGTGATGGTGGTCAACCTGACCACCGGCGCGCGCACGCCGTTCCACCAGGGTTCGCAGCCGAGCGTCCAGCCGAAGCGATAA
- the ggt gene encoding gamma-glutamyltransferase, giving the protein MRFTLALATTATLVLSSVTVAPTGATARSRDPGPTATGFGGAVSTVDATATAVGLDVLRRGGNAVDAAIAAAATLGVTEPFSAGIGGGGFFVHYDGKTGKVSTIDGRESGPATMTEGTFIDPADGLPYDFAEARVSGLSVGTPGTLATWEAAAQQWGTRPLGSLLRPAADVADRGFPVDATFRQQVADNAAAFGQFDSTRELFLPGGAPPAVGSTLRNPDLADTYRLIAKRGTGMFYRGPIAADIVETVQHPPVADDPTGTWAYPIRPGDLQLSDLAGYRVRHPEPTRSAYRGLTVYGMSTPSSGGTAVGEALNILEKTDLSKATPIEALHRYVESTALSFADRNRYVGAYTPQPVLDQLISDEWASRRACHIDPARAMTKPVPPGDLTATGCTPATVGGPVEQGQSTTNLTVADRWGNVVEYTLTIEQTGGNAMVVPGRGFLLNNELTDFNFTATQGSAPDPNLPGPNKRPRSSMSPTIVLKNGKPFLAVGTPGGATIITTVLQILVNRIDLGMTLPEAMAAPRASQRNTAGIQSEPAFHERYGPGLEALGHTFAPDVAELGAATAIEFARHGGMIASAEPARRGGGTAAVVHPRY; this is encoded by the coding sequence CTCGTCCTGTCCAGCGTCACCGTCGCGCCCACCGGCGCGACGGCCCGCAGCCGCGACCCGGGACCCACCGCGACCGGCTTCGGCGGAGCCGTCTCCACGGTCGACGCCACCGCCACCGCCGTCGGCCTGGACGTGCTGCGCCGCGGCGGCAACGCCGTCGACGCCGCGATCGCCGCGGCCGCCACCCTCGGCGTCACCGAGCCCTTCTCCGCGGGCATCGGCGGCGGCGGATTCTTCGTCCACTACGACGGGAAGACCGGCAAGGTCAGCACCATCGACGGGCGCGAGTCCGGGCCGGCGACCATGACCGAGGGCACCTTCATCGACCCGGCGGACGGGCTGCCGTACGACTTCGCGGAGGCCCGCGTCAGCGGCCTCTCGGTCGGCACCCCCGGCACCCTTGCCACCTGGGAGGCGGCGGCACAGCAGTGGGGCACCCGCCCGCTGGGCAGCCTGCTGCGCCCGGCCGCCGACGTCGCCGACCGCGGATTCCCGGTCGACGCCACGTTCCGCCAGCAGGTCGCCGACAACGCCGCCGCGTTCGGGCAGTTCGACTCCACCCGCGAGCTCTTCCTGCCCGGCGGAGCGCCGCCCGCGGTCGGCAGCACGCTGCGCAACCCCGACCTCGCCGACACCTACCGGCTCATCGCGAAGCGCGGCACGGGCATGTTCTACCGCGGACCGATCGCCGCCGACATCGTCGAGACGGTCCAGCACCCGCCGGTCGCGGACGACCCGACCGGCACCTGGGCGTACCCGATCCGCCCCGGCGACCTCCAGCTCTCGGACCTGGCCGGATACCGGGTGCGGCACCCCGAGCCGACCCGCTCCGCATATCGCGGCCTCACCGTCTACGGCATGTCGACCCCGTCCAGCGGCGGCACGGCCGTGGGAGAGGCCCTGAACATCCTGGAGAAGACCGACCTGTCGAAGGCCACACCCATCGAGGCGCTGCATCGGTACGTCGAATCCACCGCGCTCTCGTTCGCCGACCGTAACCGTTACGTGGGGGCGTACACCCCGCAGCCGGTCCTCGACCAGCTCATCAGCGACGAGTGGGCGAGCCGGCGGGCCTGCCACATCGACCCGGCCCGGGCCATGACCAAGCCGGTGCCCCCGGGCGACCTCACCGCGACCGGCTGCACCCCGGCGACGGTGGGCGGCCCGGTCGAGCAGGGCCAGAGCACCACCAACCTGACGGTCGCCGACCGCTGGGGCAACGTCGTCGAGTACACCCTGACGATCGAACAGACCGGCGGCAACGCGATGGTCGTCCCCGGTCGCGGCTTCCTGCTCAACAACGAGCTCACGGACTTCAACTTCACGGCTACCCAGGGCAGCGCCCCCGACCCCAACCTGCCCGGCCCGAACAAGCGCCCCCGCAGCTCGATGTCCCCGACCATCGTCCTCAAGAACGGCAAGCCCTTCCTGGCCGTGGGTACCCCCGGCGGCGCGACCATCATCACCACCGTGCTCCAGATCCTGGTCAACCGCATCGACCTCGGCATGACGCTGCCGGAAGCGATGGCGGCACCCCGGGCCTCCCAGCGCAACACCGCCGGCATCCAGTCCGAACCGGCCTTCCACGAGCGCTACGGTCCCGGCCTGGAAGCGCTCGGCCACACCTTCGCCCCCGACGTCGCGGAACTCGGCGCCGCCACGGCGATCGAATTCGCCCGCCACGGCGGCATGATCGCCTCCGCCGAACCCGCCCGCCGAGGCGGCGGCACGGCCGCCGTCGTCCATCCCCGCTACTGA
- a CDS encoding alpha/beta fold hydrolase, with protein sequence MYRTIAVDGFRLAYERTGTGPAAVLLHGWPSDRSEYRDVVPLLPTVDVVVPDLRGFGASDKHPVEPSSGYSAEAQARSVIALIEELGLDRPVLGGHDIGSRVAQAVARQRPDLVRALVLTPPLPGIGERILAPAAQQEFWYLPFHQLPIADELIDGSPDAVRRYLRHFWMHWSGPGFTLTDDHLDHLVSVYAEPGAFTASIGWYRVGAGGLARVVAERAPQPAERIAVPTTVLWPDHDPLFPSAWSDRLDQFFADVRLQHVDSGHFLPLERPREFAAAVAAAAAPSA encoded by the coding sequence ATGTATCGGACGATCGCCGTTGACGGGTTCCGGCTAGCGTACGAGCGGACAGGAACGGGTCCCGCCGCGGTGTTGCTGCACGGCTGGCCGAGCGACCGGAGCGAGTACCGCGATGTCGTCCCGCTGCTCCCGACGGTGGACGTCGTGGTGCCGGACCTTCGCGGTTTCGGCGCGTCCGACAAGCACCCGGTCGAGCCGAGCAGCGGGTACAGCGCCGAGGCCCAGGCTCGCAGTGTCATCGCGCTGATCGAAGAGCTCGGGCTGGACCGGCCGGTTCTCGGGGGCCACGACATCGGCAGCAGAGTCGCGCAGGCCGTCGCCCGGCAACGGCCGGATCTGGTCCGGGCGTTGGTCCTCACGCCGCCGCTGCCGGGCATCGGCGAGCGGATCCTGGCACCGGCGGCGCAGCAGGAGTTCTGGTACCTGCCCTTCCACCAGCTCCCGATCGCTGACGAACTCATCGACGGCAGCCCGGACGCCGTGCGCCGATACCTGCGCCACTTCTGGATGCACTGGTCCGGCCCCGGATTCACGCTCACCGACGACCACCTCGACCACCTCGTCTCGGTGTACGCCGAGCCAGGCGCGTTCACCGCGTCCATCGGCTGGTACCGCGTGGGTGCCGGCGGGCTCGCCCGGGTAGTGGCCGAGCGGGCACCGCAGCCGGCGGAGCGGATCGCCGTGCCGACCACGGTGCTGTGGCCCGACCACGACCCGTTGTTCCCGTCCGCCTGGTCCGACCGGCTCGACCAGTTCTTCGCCGACGTGCGGTTGCAGCACGTCGACAGCGGGCACTTCCTACCGCTGGAACGCCCTCGGGAGTTCGCCGCAGCCGTGGCCGCAGCGGCCGCACCGTCCGCTTGA
- the trmB gene encoding tRNA (guanosine(46)-N7)-methyltransferase TrmB has product MSDTTERAIRTFHPRRGRMSNRHADAFAELWPELGLTVVDGDRRPLDLRELFGRDAPRVLEIGFGMGESTAAMAAADPGRDYLGIEVHTPGIGNLLALVRERSLTNVRVAHGDAMELVRRLAPGSLDAVHAFFPDPWPKARHHKRRLIQPAHVAPLRERLRPGGTLHCATDWAHYAAAMAQTLDADPGLANAHGGFAPRPAHRPVTKFEQRGVRAGREIFDLVYRRR; this is encoded by the coding sequence ATGAGCGACACGACCGAGCGGGCGATCCGTACCTTCCACCCCCGTCGCGGCCGGATGAGCAACCGGCACGCCGACGCCTTCGCCGAGTTGTGGCCCGAGCTCGGGCTGACCGTCGTCGACGGGGATCGCAGACCGCTCGATCTGCGCGAGTTGTTCGGGCGGGACGCTCCGCGCGTACTCGAGATCGGGTTCGGCATGGGCGAGTCGACCGCGGCCATGGCCGCGGCCGACCCCGGCCGGGACTATCTCGGGATCGAGGTGCACACGCCGGGCATCGGCAACCTGCTCGCCCTGGTCCGCGAGCGCTCCCTGACGAACGTACGGGTGGCGCACGGCGACGCGATGGAGCTTGTACGCCGCCTCGCGCCCGGCAGCCTGGACGCCGTGCACGCGTTCTTCCCGGATCCGTGGCCGAAAGCGCGGCACCACAAGCGGCGGCTGATCCAGCCCGCGCACGTCGCCCCGCTGCGGGAGCGGCTGCGGCCCGGCGGCACGCTGCACTGCGCCACCGACTGGGCGCACTACGCCGCGGCGATGGCGCAGACGCTCGATGCCGACCCTGGCCTCGCCAATGCGCACGGTGGCTTCGCCCCGCGTCCGGCGCACCGGCCCGTGACGAAGTTCGAGCAGCGGGGCGTCCGGGCCGGGCGGGAGATTTTCGACCTCGTGTACCGACGACGCTGA
- a CDS encoding alpha/beta hydrolase, translating into MALIRCDFSSEALALATTMTVLLPQAASTQIGLSGRAGDAAPPVLYLLHGLTDDDTAWTRYTSLERYAAAKGIAVVMPQVHRSFYADERYGARFWTFLSEELPEVVSSFFRVSTRREDTFVAGLSMGGYGAFKWALRQPERFAAAASLSGALDLAYMYEWDKRPHMTELMARVFGDRPVAGTVDDLLHLVADAGEELPRLLLRCGTEDHLVAQNERFVATCHRYGVAIDAEFGPGAHEWGYWDVQIQNVLDWLPLKN; encoded by the coding sequence ATGGCATTGATCCGGTGTGACTTCTCGTCCGAGGCCCTCGCACTCGCCACGACCATGACCGTGCTGTTGCCGCAGGCGGCGAGCACGCAGATCGGGCTCAGCGGCCGGGCGGGCGACGCCGCTCCGCCCGTGCTCTACCTGCTGCACGGGCTGACGGACGACGACACCGCCTGGACGCGGTACACCTCGCTCGAGCGGTACGCCGCCGCCAAAGGGATCGCGGTCGTCATGCCGCAGGTGCACCGCAGCTTCTACGCCGACGAGCGGTACGGCGCCAGGTTCTGGACGTTCCTCTCCGAGGAGCTGCCCGAGGTGGTCTCGTCCTTCTTCCGGGTCTCCACCCGGCGCGAGGACACCTTCGTCGCCGGGCTCTCCATGGGCGGGTACGGCGCCTTCAAGTGGGCGCTGCGGCAGCCCGAGCGGTTCGCCGCCGCGGCCAGTCTCTCCGGGGCGCTGGACCTCGCGTACATGTACGAGTGGGACAAGCGGCCGCACATGACCGAGCTGATGGCGCGGGTGTTCGGGGACCGGCCGGTCGCCGGGACCGTCGACGACCTGCTGCATCTTGTCGCGGACGCCGGCGAGGAACTGCCCCGGCTGCTGCTGCGGTGCGGCACCGAGGATCACCTTGTGGCCCAGAACGAGCGCTTCGTCGCGACCTGCCACCGGTACGGCGTCGCCATCGACGCCGAGTTCGGGCCGGGCGCGCACGAGTGGGGCTACTGGGACGTCCAGATCCAGAATGTCCTGGACTGGCTGCCGCTGAAGAACTAG